A section of the Kribbella voronezhensis genome encodes:
- a CDS encoding CPBP family intramembrane glutamic endopeptidase yields MDAHQGPPPPPDQPAAGSPPDPPDRRGADEAGAGEVRAVDGGSAGERPPGFWSPEQPPPWGSPPQQPAAYPMNPHQQSNPYQHPGPPPWPQQNPSQYDQPPGQPQYSPEQGQPGHGQPPAQPGYGQAPGQPGYGQAPGQPGYGQPPYGQASGQPGYWQPPYGLAPGQPPYGQPQYGPQYGQVGFGVRGPVEPRIVAAPAGEPFHRLARTAKFRWWRPLAGTALLVVIALFLTVAVLIAWEVVHRIVAGDFTVPEGNTLFPNTTEDLAAQLVMLGILTPAVLLVVWVVQRRPAWSVASVQNRLRLRWLALCCLPALGYLALSYVLSLATDAIFPGADTDTSDSGSWVGLSAFLVSAVLILLLVPFQSAAEEFLFRGWLVQAVGSYGPAGDSVVKRILRSPWPALVISSAAFVSAHGYTGWAMADIFLFAMTAGWLAIRTGGLEAGIALHTMNNLFAFLLPAAMGQLDGWSNQGGAPWTLLVSDIPSLVFYAYAVLWLAKRQKIATVSG; encoded by the coding sequence ATGGACGCGCACCAAGGCCCGCCACCACCGCCCGACCAGCCCGCCGCGGGTTCCCCACCCGATCCGCCGGATCGGCGGGGAGCCGACGAGGCCGGCGCTGGTGAGGTGCGAGCTGTGGACGGTGGGTCGGCGGGGGAGCGCCCGCCGGGTTTCTGGTCGCCGGAGCAGCCGCCGCCGTGGGGCAGCCCACCGCAGCAACCGGCTGCGTATCCGATGAACCCACACCAGCAGTCCAATCCCTATCAACACCCCGGCCCACCACCTTGGCCCCAACAGAACCCGTCGCAATACGACCAACCCCCGGGTCAACCGCAGTACAGCCCTGAGCAGGGGCAACCGGGGCACGGCCAACCACCGGCGCAACCGGGGTACGGGCAGGCGCCGGGGCAACCCGGGTACGGGCAGGCGCCGGGGCAACCCGGGTACGGGCAACCGCCTTACGGGCAGGCATCGGGGCAACCGGGATATTGGCAACCGCCGTACGGGCTGGCGCCGGGGCAACCGCCGTACGGGCAGCCGCAGTACGGGCCGCAGTACGGGCAGGTGGGGTTCGGGGTGCGGGGGCCGGTGGAGCCTCGGATTGTGGCGGCGCCGGCGGGGGAGCCGTTTCATCGGTTGGCGCGGACTGCGAAGTTCAGGTGGTGGCGGCCGCTGGCCGGTACTGCGCTGCTGGTTGTCATCGCGCTGTTTCTCACTGTCGCCGTCCTCATCGCCTGGGAGGTCGTGCACCGCATCGTGGCGGGCGACTTCACCGTGCCCGAGGGCAACACGCTGTTCCCGAACACGACCGAGGATCTCGCCGCCCAGTTGGTGATGCTCGGCATCCTCACGCCCGCTGTGCTGCTGGTCGTGTGGGTAGTTCAGCGCCGCCCTGCCTGGAGTGTCGCCTCCGTACAGAACCGGCTGAGATTGCGCTGGCTCGCGCTCTGCTGCCTGCCCGCACTCGGCTACCTCGCGCTCTCGTACGTGCTGAGCCTGGCGACCGACGCGATCTTCCCGGGCGCCGATACCGACACCTCGGACTCCGGTTCCTGGGTCGGATTGAGCGCGTTCCTCGTCTCGGCCGTGCTGATCCTCTTGCTGGTGCCGTTCCAGTCCGCGGCCGAGGAGTTCTTGTTCCGCGGGTGGCTGGTGCAGGCAGTGGGCTCGTACGGACCGGCCGGCGACAGCGTGGTGAAGCGGATCCTGCGCTCGCCCTGGCCGGCACTGGTGATCAGCAGCGCGGCGTTCGTCTCCGCGCACGGGTACACCGGATGGGCGATGGCCGACATCTTCCTGTTCGCGATGACGGCCGGCTGGCTGGCGATCCGCACCGGGGGACTGGAGGCGGGGATCGCGTTGCACACGATGAACAACCTGTTCGCGTTTTTGTTGCCTGCGGCAATGGGTCAGCTGGACGGCTGGTCGAACCAGGGCGGCGCCCCGTGGACGTTGCTGGTCAGCGACATCCCGTCCCTGGTGTTCTACGCGTACGCCGTCCTGTGGCTGGCCAAGCGGCAGAAGATCGCCACGGTGAGCGGATAA